The segment GTGCCTTGCTGTCACTGCTGGTCTTGGGCAAGGCCCCTCCCCAGtctgggcctcagtcttctcaCCAGGAGCCCTGTGGGTGGGGTGGCCACCAAGCCCCTTTGAAGACTGCTGTTCTAGGACAGCAAAGCAAAGACAGCAAAGCAAAGGCCCTCGGAGAACCAACAAATGGGGGCCTGGCCCTGAGCTAAGGTggtgccccctcccctcctgtaCAGGTATGTCCAGAGTCTCCTGGACATCATGGAGTTCCTGGACAAGGACCCTGAGGACCATCGGACCCTGAGCCAGTGAGTGAGGCCCTGGCTAGGGGCGGGAGGGCAGGTGTGACCCGCAGCCCCAGGGACAGAAATGCCCGTAGGATGACGGAAATGTCCCTGTCCTTGGGGATATCCAGGGTGAGCAGGGAGACAGCCCTCAAGCCTGGTGTGTCTGGTGAGGGGAGCCCAGGACCCACCCTGTGGAGCTCCCAGGTTGTCAGGCAGGCAGTGGGACGGCCTTCTGGAGGAGTGGGCTGGGAAGAGTCGAGTGGGTGAAGGCGCTGTGAAGAGAAGGGCAGAGCCGGGGCAGACTGAGGGTGTCCCAGAGCCAACATCTCCCCGCTTGCAGGTTCACTGACGCCCTGGTCACCATCCGGAACCGCCACAATGACGTGGTGCCCACAATGGCTCAGGGCGTGCTGGAGTACAAGGACACCTATGGCGATGACCCCGTCTCCAACCAGAACATCCAGTACTTCCTGGACCGCTTCTACCTCAGCCGCATCTCCATCCGCATGCTCATCAACCAGCACAGTGAGCGGGCGCAGGGCCATTCACTGTTCAGAGGTTTACAGAAAGCAGAACTGTGTCACTTCTTTCTGTGGTATTCATAACAATCTCATTACACTAGGAAACAGGTGGTTTTCCAGAGTTTCTTATTCTAGGAGAATTAACTATGAGTGTTGCGAAATCATAGCCAATCATTAAATACACAAGatggtaaaaattattttaatgtatagcAAAAGAGAAGAATTAAATATAATGTAGAATGTGTGGGAACGAGACTTCTGAGAAGAAGAATGTTTCAGGCCTGCAAAGGTCCAAACTGGCCTGATTCGAGGTTGTAGGGTCTGGTCAGAGAAGAGAGGgtaggagggtggggagggggtgttaGGGTCAGAAGTGTTAGAAATAGAGGTGGGGTCCTGGAGAgccaggggaagagggagggagcgCTGAGGCACATGGCCCTGCCAACTGTGCCCACCGTTTCTGCCTGTAGCCCTGCTCTTTGATGGCAGAACCAACCCTGCCCACCCCAAACACATCGGCAGCATCGACCCCAACTGCAATGTCTCTGAGGTGGTGAAGGGTGAGTCGTCCTCACTGTGCCTGGCCCACAGAGGAGCCCCAGTGAACCCCCAAGTTTACCTGGCCAGAGGGTGACCCATTCCCCAGTGGGTGGGGGCCACATCCCCATGGGTTTAATGTTGGTGGCACCCACCGTTGATACAAAGAGAATTGCCTGCTGTGGGGAGGCCACCCCATTCTCTGATGACCTCTGCTTCTCTCAGATGCCTACGACATGGCCAAGCTCCTGTGTGACAAGTATTACATGGCCTCTCCTGACCTGGAGATCCAGGAGATCAACGGTGAGCGAATGAGGCTGTGTGTGTCTAAGGGCTGGGGACATGGGAGAGGGAAGTGATGTAGTAGTCAGGAAACGAGGGAGAAGCAGagctattattatattattattattaatttagtaAATATTCATTAAGCAGTAAACACAACAGGCTAGGTCCCTGTTCCCATGGAGTCACATTCTTGGTGTTGGGGAGGTTGGGGAACGGGGCCTTTAGCCAGTGAGTGCATAATAAACAAGCTAATTTCAGGTCATGATATGTGAcaggaaggaaacaaaatgaGATATCCTGACAGGCATGGGTAGGAGCAGCGTATTAGATGGGATGTCAGTTTGGCTGTCCTCCCGGATCCAAAAATGCTTAATTTGAGAGGTTTTCCTCTCGCTAGCCCCTGGGATAGAATGGCCAAAGCCAGCTATACCCCTTAACGTCCCAGTTGCAGCCTGGTGAAGTTTTGGGAAAGAGGATGTGGAAGGCAGAGCCTGGGAGTTGATCACACCACTTTCCTGAGTCTCCCAGCTGCAGAGGAGGCTGAGAATTTAGTCTCTAGCTGggcagttcggagaaggcaatggcaccccactccagtactcttgcctaaaaaatcccatggacggaggagcctggtgggctgtagtccatggggttgctaggagtcggacacgactgagcgacttcactttcacttttcactttcatgcattggaggaggaaatggcaacccactccagaattcctgcctggagaatcccagggatgggggagcctggtgggctgccatctatggggttgcacagagtcggacacaactgaagcagcttagcagcagcagcagcagctgggcagTTATATGCTAGTTAAAACTTTGGGGGAGGCAGGCGTCTATTactaaaagaagaaagggaatgaTGGCCACAGAGGATGGCTACAAGGGTCCTACTTTGGATGGAGTAGTTGAGAAACAGAAGGACCAGTGTGGTGGGGTTAGGAGATTGAAGGGGTGAGGGGCGGGAGAAAGAAGCTGGGCATGCAGGGCCCATGGGCTACAGACGGGAGCTGGGATTTTGAGAAACCGCTGGAGGTTTGAGGCACAGTGATGACAGGATCTGAATAACATTCTAAAGATTAATTTAGAGGTTGGAGGAGACAGGAGAGGACCCAGGAAGACCAGTTAGGAGGTCACTGCAGGTTTAGGCAAGGGGAGGGGAAGGcagcagagaggaaaagaaggggGTGAACTGGATAAACACCTTGGAGGTGGAGGGGTGAGGAGGACCAGAGACCTGGAAGttacctctcccctccccacctccccctgctGCTCAGCCACTCTGGCCTGTGCACCAGAAACCTGAGGCGTCCATGCCTCTATGCCTGGAAGTCACACTGCCCATATCCTAGTCTTCCCTTAAGAGCCCGTTCAAGTCCAGCTCCTCTGCAAAGCCTCCCCAGACCTCCCAGAGAGGAGTTAGGCCCTGCCTGCCCCCGGTGGACCTCTAAATTGCGCTGTTTAAATTACTTGGGGGCAGAAACCGAAGGGCAGAGACAGGCCACTTTACTTCCGGATCCCCAGGGTCAAGCCCAGAGCCTCGCACACAGCTCTGGGTACAACACCTGATGTGAAAGTGAGGTGTGCATTTCTCTGTCTAGACATGAATTTCTGAGAGGGTAGGGCTGAATTTTATTCAACTTTTTGTCTCCGCTTGCCTAGCACAGGGCCTCAGATTCCCTCATTCATTGATCCGTTGCACATTTATTTAGCTTCTGCTACATAcagagctctgtgccaggcaccaggAAGATACTCAGTCCCTAAAACCAAGAAACTCTCCAGGTTAGAGTGATTCTTAGGAAGTAGGATGCTGGTGTCAGGATCACCTGGGtagccccttcctctctcccctggGTGAAAAGCTCTCCAGGGGATTCTGCTATCAAGGTGAATGCTAGTAGGCTAGGTATagcatagatagatagatactatTTGAGTGGATAAATGATGAACAAATGGATAAACAGTGGATGAATGGAAGGATGGATCTATACTctgaatgaatggatagatggaaaAGATAGACGTTTGAACAGATGAATAGACTGGAAGACAATTGGATGGTTGGATGGGTAGATAGAggaatgaatggatgttgaatggaTTGATTGATGAATGGGTGGatactggatggatggatggacagacactATGATGGATGGATATTACATGGAGAGgtaaatggatgaatggacactgaatgaatgaatagatggatgaaCGAAGGAGCAGATGGATGGACCATGGATGGTGGTTGAGTGCTGGGTGTTAGGTGCTGGTGAATGAATGCTGAATGGTGACCTCTTGACAATCTCCTGATCTTtggtctggacttccctggcagcatCCAACTCCAAACAGCCGATTCACATGGTCTATGTCCCCTCCCACCTCTACCACATGCTTTTTGAACTCTTCAAGGTGAGGAGACTGGGGGACGTTCCTTtgtgagggtggggggtggtttgGTCTAGGCTGTTCTCACTGTATCTTACCACCTTTTCCACTGCAGAATGCCATGCGGGCAACTGTGGAAAGCCATGAATCCAGCGTCACTCTTCCACCTGTCAAGGTCATGGTGGCCTTGGGCGAGGAAGACCTTTCCATCAAAGTATGTGACCCTTGACTTTGAGGGCCCGAGAGCAGTGGTATGGAGACTTCCCTCCTGCCAGGAGATGGGCTTAGGGAAGACGCTGGGGGTGAGGAAGACCTGAGAAGAGCAGGGGTGGGGTGTGGAGAAAACTGAGGTCTAGAGACCCTGACATGTCCTGTCTCCCCCAGATGAGTGACCGAGGTGGGGGTGTTCCCTTGAGGAAGATTGATCGACTCTTCAGTTACATGTACTCCACAGCCCCCACGCCCCAGCCTGGCACCGGGGGAACCCCACTGGTGAGCTGGCTTCACTCCAGTTCCCCGACCTCCTGAAGAATGCCTGTCAGTCTTCTGGTCTCTTCTTAGCAAACTGTCACACGTGCCCATCACTCGCTTCCCTGCCTCCCGTGGTCCCTGCATCCCGAGGGCTGTGTGTGACGTCGGTCAGCTCTTCCGGGTCTGGGCCTCCttgttcctcctccctccctgcagcctgtgcctccctgccTATCTGTGGGTGTCTGTCTGTCACCTTGCCTCAGTTCTCCCTGTCCTCTCTCTCCTCAAGTAACTACCTCTCTCTTGGCATTATTCAGCTCACCAGCACCTCCATGTCCATTCCCAGTGGAATAGGCAGGGCTAAGTGTAGGAAATGGAGACAAAGAGGTGCCCAGTGACCTGCACAGACCCCTGACTACCAGGGCCAgcctcctctcctgccctgctcgctgctccccacccccaccatgcccTGCAGCCTTCCTCCCCCACTGGACTGATTTCCCCCTCCCTACAGTCCCCATCTTGTCTCCGAGCTGTCCCTCTCTCCTGTCCCCTCCTcaccctggtgctgggagccTCCTGTACGACCCAAGCTTAGCCATCCTCACTCAGCATATAGGTCTCTGCAGCTCCAGGGAGCCCAGGCCCAGTGTCTCAGCGCgctcccttcccacctccttgCAGGCTGGCTTCGGGTATGGGCTCCCCATTTCCCGCCTCTATGCCAAGTACTTCCAGGGGGACCTGCAGCTCTTCTCCATGGAGGGCTTTGGGACCGACGCTGTCATCTATCTCAAGGTGAGGGCCCCTGCCTGCAAAGCCCGCCTAAGGGGCAGGGGTGGGTTGCTGACAGGTCGGGCCTGTTCTTAGGTTTCTTTTCCATCCCTCCAATCTTTTCCTGATTTCAGACTGAGAATCAGAGCAGAGCTATAGTTCCCCAGCCACCAGGCACTCCTaagttggcaggcaggttcaggGAGTCTGTGGTACATGAATGAGACCCTGTTCTGGGAACCCTTGACTTGTGAGGAAGCATGGAGAACTCATTCAGCTCAGGGGGCGACGGAGGCCCAGAGCTGGTGaccttcaaggtcacacagcctgcctcctccctctccctccctgaccTTTGAGTGAACAGCCTTTTTAAACGGGCGGGAGCAAGCCACAGAAGGGACAGACGCTTTCATGGGTCTTTCTGGTTTAGTCATCTCAGCCAGTGTGGCACCTGGCTGGACTGACATGTGGGCCATAGTTAGTGGCCACTGGAGCCCACCGCTGGGCAAGGGTGGTCCGCCAGGGAGTGGGCAAGGTGCAGGAAAGCAGGAGAGGCTGACCCTGACGCCCCTCAGGCCCTGTCCACGGACTCAGTGGAGCGCCTGCCTGTCTACAACAAGTCAGCCTGGCGCCACTACCAGACCATCCAGGAGGCCGGCGATTGGTGTGTGCCCAGCACGGAGCCCAAGAACACGTCCACGTACCGTGTCAGCTAGGAGCTACGCCACTCACCTACACCCAGGAGAATGGACTGCTGTCGCTGGGTCCGGCCACCGTGGTGACcctccccattccccaccccGCCCAGGTGCAGGAGGCTCTCCCTGTTGACCAGCTTCTGTCTTCGGAAATCACTGCAGTGACCTGTCTGTGGTGGCCCCTAAGTGCCAATCTCTGTCTCCATGGAGACCCCTTGGTGGTCTCCCTGGGTCCAGTCTCTGTGGGCAACGCCTGAGGATTGGAGGATGTCTCCATCCTGATGGGGTGTTCCAGAGATAGGTTTCCATGGCAGTCTTTCTTTCTGAGCCCAGAGCTGCCACTTCTCTGCCAGGGGCCCTAGGTCCCCCTCATCGCCCACCACAGCCCTGGCCTTCCGAGTGGACTCCCCTGCTTGCCTTACTGTCCTGGCCCATACCGGTACCCTGGTGCTGGTCTGGTGTCAGTGTTGGGAAGGGGCCAGGTGCCTGCCGCATCTGGGGTAGTGGGAGGGGACCCCTGATTGGGAATCTGGTCCTATAGTCTCTCCCTCCTCTCTAAGGTCAAAGGTAGGAGGGAGGGGTTTCTCACCTGGGGCTCACCCCTAAAGCCAAATTATCTGGGAGGACACAGAGGTCAGCCACCCAACCTCTCGTCCCTGTAGGTAACCCCAGCAATGTTTCTGCCACCTCCCGAGCCCTTCCCCTGCATGCCCTCATGTGCATACACCTACCCACCACCCACGGTCCCTCGTGAGCTCCGGACCCCAACTCCCACTGTGCCTGGACATGCGTGTGCTTGGGGTGGCTTTCTCCCTAGAATGTTGTGTGTATATAGCTAGTTTTATAGCCCCAAAGCCCCTAACCCTCCCCTCAGCACACGGGGCTAAAGCTGTGTCCCCTCCCAGCGGCTGTGATGGCGACAGTGACATCCACAGTAAAGAGGAGCTGGAACGAGGCCGCGGCCCGTCTGCTTTCCTGGCGGAGGCAGAGCCTCTTGTACAAACGTATGCGGACTGCAGTGCCCGTGAGCAACACGTGACATGCTCGGGACAAGACCCGGGCCGTGCCAAGTACAACAGTGGCCACAGCCGTCCGTTCGGAATCCCTGACAGGGCGGCACCCAGTGACACACCTGTGGCCCTGCCACGCTCAGAGCCCAGCCCAACCCCCGGCCGGGGCAAACAGGAAGGCCGCTGGCACATCATAAGCGTTTATTGAAAGAAACTAAGTACCGCCTCCCCCTTCACATGCAGGTGGGCACCCAGATAGCTCCTCATGGCTTCAAGGACTTGGGAGCTTTCCATCCTCCCCACCAGCCCCTCTGGGGCCCAGGTAGTACTAGTGCCCCCATGTCCAGTCCCCCCTCTGAAGCCCCTCTCTCAGCACAGAgagcagaagggaaaaaagaactgagacccagagaacaGGGGTCACAGCCACAGCCCTTGGGCTGGAGCGAGGGGAGTGGGTG is part of the Bubalus kerabau isolate K-KA32 ecotype Philippines breed swamp buffalo chromosome 4, PCC_UOA_SB_1v2, whole genome shotgun sequence genome and harbors:
- the PDK2 gene encoding pyruvate dehydrogenase kinase, isozyme 2, with amino-acid sequence MRWVRALLKNASLAGAPKYIEHFSKFSPSPLSMKQFLDFGSSNACEKTSFTFLRQELPVRLANIMKEINLLPDRVLSTPSVQLVQSWYVQSLLDIMEFLDKDPEDHRTLSQFTDALVTIRNRHNDVVPTMAQGVLEYKDTYGDDPVSNQNIQYFLDRFYLSRISIRMLINQHTLLFDGRTNPAHPKHIGSIDPNCNVSEVVKDAYDMAKLLCDKYYMASPDLEIQEINASNSKQPIHMVYVPSHLYHMLFELFKNAMRATVESHESSVTLPPVKVMVALGEEDLSIKMSDRGGGVPLRKIDRLFSYMYSTAPTPQPGTGGTPLAGFGYGLPISRLYAKYFQGDLQLFSMEGFGTDAVIYLKALSTDSVERLPVYNKSAWRHYQTIQEAGDWCVPSTEPKNTSTYRVS